A genomic window from Salvia miltiorrhiza cultivar Shanhuang (shh) chromosome 5, IMPLAD_Smil_shh, whole genome shotgun sequence includes:
- the LOC131025858 gene encoding uncharacterized protein LOC131025858 yields MRVLSILPNPLSLSLSLSPTVLSSSTALLPSNRASLSPPAPILAAIRRRVAVRAAVLAAEAPYPFLFREQQRSEAPPLMYPSLKLRRCCLVGPNGIGKSTILKLISGELQPSSGTVFRSAKVRIAVFNQHHVDGLDLFSNPLLYMMRCFPGVPEQKLRGHLGSLGITGNLALQPMYTLSGGQKSRVAFVKITFKKPHILLLDEPSNHLVCYIAAAVSHSCYPSWMPNLIMDIAMMCSQLLQCLAVIAFVGGEDPEQTEKSMHIMWQVAHPKLGANVCILAISLIQNILILNRAALKSKEEFGTTYLAPVAMLLSMRQLEECVMNLW; encoded by the exons atgagagtcttgagcatactG CcaaaccctctctctctctctctctctctctctcccaccgTTCTCTCCTCTTCCACCGCCTTACTCCCTTCAAACCGGGCATCACTGTCGCCGCCAGCCCCCATCCTCGCCGCCATTCGCCGCCGTGTAGCTGTTCGCGCCGCCGTCCTCGCCGCTGAGGCCCCCTATCCCTTTCTCTTCCGCGAACAGCAGCGGTCTGAGGCGCCGCCGCTGATGTATCCTTCTCTGAAACTCCGGCGCTGCTGCT TGGTTGGTCCTAATGGAATTGGAAAGTCAACGATACTCAAACTTATTTCTGGAGAGCTTCAACCAAGCTCTGGGACAGTTTTTCGTTCAGCAAAG GTTCGCATTGCTGTGTTTAATCAGCATCACGTTGATGGTTTGGACCTCTTTTCAAATCCACTTCTGTATATGATGCGGTGCTTTCCG GGAGTGCCGGAACAGAAGTTAAGAGGGCATCTAGGCTCTCTGGGTATAACAGGGAATCTTGCCCTTCAGCCGATGTACACACTATCAG GTGGTCAAAAAAGCAGGGTTGCATTTGTTAAGATTACTTTCAAAAAGCCCCATATTTTGCTGCTTGACGAGCCATCAAACCATCTT GTTTGCTACATTGCTGCAGCAGTGTCTCACAGTTGTTACCCTTCATGGATGCCTAATCTAATTATGGATATTGCTATGATGTGTTCACAGTTACTCCAATGTTTGGCTGTTATTGCTTTTGTTGGTGGTGAAGATCCAGAGCAAACGGAAAAATCAATGCACATAATGTGGCAAGTGGCTCATCCTAAATTGGGTGCTAATGTATGCATCCTTGCTATTAGCTTGATCcaaaatatttt GATCTTGAACCGGGCAGCGCTGAAGAGTAAAGAAGAGTTTGGAACAACATACTTGGCGCCCGTGGCGATGCTTTTGAGCATGAGGCAACTAGAAGAATGCGTAATGAATTTATGGTAG
- the LOC130987028 gene encoding tRNA (guanine(37)-N1)-methyltransferase 1-like has product MATKFSLFRPRPLPPITLFPAAKPRFVAALSCGGNAVTSFSYGPSLQKGHSPLPLELRRCPSFAGENVASLDEATFTRVFDISALRVPSAICSALENRLRGHLLNWPRIRNITRVPGDEIDEEIKTLLPQSASGAEAEGEALVALNRRIYGKAEWDGEPLNAVLYRDKLARTFNSQGYASFRNLARISRPKKGKTRDDGEKRAMKGVRRSEGALVEVVEFHDSEDLSGLLGEDAPQQQKWLGPTRLLLLDERYSNKSIEELPQAIKVVFEEDDRQHTESAFELVKCKLTLFYDYWQLSEILEALLPKGMTVPSAFETVGHIAHLNLRDEHRQYKSLIAKVVLDKNKPKIQTVVNKVDFIQNNYRTMQLEVLAGNNSLVTTVVENGLRFHVDLAAVYWNSRLATERQRLLNCFTDRDVVCDVFAGVGPIAISAAKKVKYVYANDLNPCAVEYLEKNCVLNKLERKIQVFNMDGRRFIETVFTCQKAPITQVVMNLPQDAAEFLDCFRGLFHGLGLGKGCTLPRIHVYGFSKAQDPEFDFHERIRIALSEVAFDVQMQRVRLVAPGKWMLCASFVLPDRVAFYRRG; this is encoded by the exons ATGGCGACTAAGTTTTCCCTCTTCCGACCTCGTCCTCTACCACCGATCACACTCTTTCCCGCTGCCAAACCCCGATTCGTCGCAGCCCTCTCTTGCGGCGGCAACGCTGTTACCTCCTTTTCATACGGCCCCTCCCTCCAGAAAGGCCACTCGCCTCTTCCTCTTGAATTACGAAGGTGCCCCTCCTTCGCCGGCGAGAACGTCGCTTCCCTTGACGAAGCTACCTTCACTCGAGTCTTCGACATTTCTGCACTCCGTGTCCCTTCTGCAATCTGTTCCGCGCTGGAAAACCGCCTGCGCGGCCACCTCCTCAACTGGCCCCGAATTAGGAATATCACCAGAGTGCCAGGCGACGAAATTGACGAGGAAATCAAAACCCTTTTGCCCCAATCCGCCAGCGGCGCTGAAGCGGAAGGTGAAGCGCTGGTGGCATTGAACCGTAGGATATACGGGAAGGCGGAGTGGGATGGCGAGCCGCTGAATGCGGTTCTATATCGGGATAAGCTAGCGAGAACTTTTAATTCGCAAGGGTATGCTAGCTTTAGGAATCTGGCTAGGATATCGAGACCGAAGAAGGGGAAAACGAGGGATGATGGTGAAAAGAGGGCGATGAAAGGGGTCAGGAGGAGTGAGGGGGCGTTAGTAGAGGTTGTTGAGTTCCATGATAGTGAAGACTTGAGTGGGTTGCTGGGAGAAGATGCTCCGCAGCAGCAAAAGTGGCTAGGCCCGACGCGGCTGCTGCTCTTGGATGAGCGGTATTCCAATAAAAGCATTGAGGAATTGCCTCAGGCAATTAAG GTTGTTTTTGAGGAGGATGATAGGCAGCACACAGAATCAGCTTTTGAACTTGTGAAATGCAAATTGACTCTGTTTTATGATTATTGGCAACTGAGCGAG ATCTTGGAGGCTTTGCTTCCCAAAGGAATGACTGTTCCTTCAGCTTTTGAAACAGTAGGACACATTGCTCACCTAAATCTGAGAGACGAGCATCGTCAATATAAAAGCCTTATCGCTAAG GTGGTTTTGGATAAGAATAAGCCAAAGATACAAACAGTTGTAAACAAAGttgattttattcaaaataactaCAGAACAATGCAGCTAGAAGTTTTGGCAGGCAACAATTCCCTTGTGACGACAGTAGTGGAGAATGGACTGCGATTCCATGTTGATTTAGCGGCTGT ATATTGGAACTCGAGGCTTGCAACTGAAAGGCAGCGGCTGCTAAATTGCTTCACTGACAGAGATGTTGTGT GTGATGTTTTTGCTGGGGTTGGTCCAATTGCCATCTCTGCTGCAAAGAAAGTCAAATATGTGTATGCTAATGATCTCAATCCTTGTGCTGTTGAGTATCTTGAGAAGAACTGTGTCCTCAATAAACTTGAAAGGAAAATTCAG GTATTTAACATGGATGGGAGGAGATTTATTGAAACTGTTTTTACATGCCAGAAAGCTCCCATCACTCAAGTAGTCATGAATTTGCCACAGGATGCAGCTGAGTTTCTTG ATTGTTTTAGGGGACTTTTCCATGGACTTGGCCTTGGTAAAGGTTGTACTTTGCCAAGAATTCATGTTTATGGTTTCTCAAAAGCTCAAGATCCGGAATTCGATTTTCACGAG AGAATTAGAATTGCACTGTCGGAGGTGGCTTTTGATGTACAGATGCAGAGAGTTCGCCTCGTCGCTCCAGGAAAATGGATGTTATGCGCATCATTTGTCTTGCCGGACAGAGTGGCATTCTACAGAAGAGGTTAG